A genomic window from Microvirga sp. TS319 includes:
- the ung gene encoding uracil-DNA glycosylase, translating into MTGPISNALAEFCRNKQVASWLTLPFFRDGAADRVAAKVDTVIADGGHVLPPPEAVFTSLTLTPLDSVKVVILGQDPYPTPGDSHGLAFSYRGARRLPASLRTILAEMAADLDVPAPKSGDLTKWAKQGVLLINTALTVEAGKSGAHMKFGWSDLVDQAIVAISARQPAVVFLLWGGPARKRAALVDRARHLVVEAGHPSPLNRLNDFKGTRPFSRANAWLAEKGLTPIDWRLDP; encoded by the coding sequence ATGACCGGTCCCATCAGCAATGCCCTTGCGGAATTCTGTCGCAACAAGCAGGTCGCATCCTGGCTTACACTCCCCTTCTTCCGAGACGGCGCCGCCGACCGGGTGGCTGCGAAGGTGGATACGGTGATCGCCGATGGAGGCCATGTGCTTCCGCCGCCCGAGGCTGTCTTCACGAGCCTGACGCTGACTCCGCTCGACTCGGTCAAGGTCGTGATCCTCGGCCAGGACCCCTATCCTACCCCGGGCGACTCCCATGGCCTCGCCTTCTCCTATCGCGGGGCACGGCGCCTGCCTGCATCCCTGCGCACGATCCTTGCCGAAATGGCCGCGGATCTCGACGTGCCTGCCCCAAAATCGGGCGACCTGACGAAATGGGCGAAGCAGGGTGTGCTGCTCATCAACACGGCGCTCACGGTGGAGGCCGGGAAATCCGGGGCTCATATGAAATTCGGCTGGTCGGACCTGGTCGATCAGGCCATCGTGGCCATCTCGGCGCGGCAGCCTGCGGTCGTCTTCCTGCTCTGGGGCGGGCCGGCCCGCAAGCGGGCGGCCCTCGTCGACCGCGCCCGGCATCTCGTGGTCGAGGCTGGGCACCCCTCACCCCTCAACCGCCTCAACGACTTCAAAGGCACGCGCCCCTTCAGCCGCGCCAATGCCTGGCTGGCCGAGAAGGGCCTCACCCCCATCGACTGGCGGCTCGACCCCTGA
- a CDS encoding bifunctional UDP-sugar hydrolase/5'-nucleotidase translates to MMMLTSHPSAALRAGFLGLSLLLSGTALAQEAVTLRFVQTNDIDRMSAEKGRGGFAKLATVIKEEKAKGNAFFVHAGDTLSPSLLSGFDKGAHIIDILNHMGVDAMVPGNHEFDLGPEAFRARMAEAKFDVLATNIIDGNGLPANTKPDKMVDVQGIKVGFFGLTTEETPIASSPGDIKFASTIDTARAKAKELREKGADIIVAVAHTPLEVDMIVARSAGVDVIISGHDEHLLAFYDGKVVLSESESQGNYINVIELAVTKATKDGKTSVAWTPKFRIVDSADVKPDPEIEAVVKGYEDKLSKELDVEVGMTETPLDSRRATVRGGEAAMGNLIADALRASVGADVAITNGGGIRADKQYTAGQKLTRRDILAEMPFGNTTVLIEVKGEQIKAALENGVSQVRELGGRFPQVSGIVAEVDLKEPVGSRVKSVKINGEPLDPARTYKLATNDFMARGGDGYRAFIDAKSLIDVSASQLMASQVIDYVAKAGKVAPKVEGRVVLR, encoded by the coding sequence ATGATGATGTTGACGAGCCACCCCTCCGCTGCGCTGCGCGCCGGTTTCCTGGGATTGTCCCTGCTGCTCTCCGGCACCGCCCTGGCGCAGGAAGCCGTGACACTCCGTTTTGTCCAGACCAACGACATCGACCGCATGAGCGCAGAAAAGGGACGTGGCGGCTTCGCCAAGCTGGCAACGGTGATCAAGGAGGAGAAGGCGAAGGGCAATGCCTTCTTCGTCCACGCGGGCGATACCCTTTCGCCGTCGCTTCTGTCGGGCTTCGACAAGGGCGCGCACATCATCGATATCCTCAACCACATGGGCGTGGACGCGATGGTGCCGGGCAACCATGAATTCGACCTCGGCCCGGAGGCTTTCCGGGCCCGCATGGCAGAGGCCAAGTTCGACGTCCTGGCGACGAACATCATCGACGGCAATGGCCTGCCGGCCAACACCAAGCCCGACAAGATGGTCGATGTCCAGGGGATCAAGGTCGGCTTCTTCGGCCTTACCACCGAGGAGACGCCCATCGCCTCGAGCCCCGGCGACATCAAGTTCGCGTCCACCATCGACACGGCGCGCGCCAAGGCCAAGGAGCTGCGCGAGAAGGGTGCCGACATCATCGTCGCCGTCGCCCACACGCCTCTGGAAGTGGACATGATCGTCGCCCGCTCCGCTGGCGTCGACGTGATCATCAGCGGCCACGACGAGCACCTTCTGGCCTTCTATGACGGCAAGGTGGTTCTCTCGGAATCCGAATCGCAGGGCAATTACATCAACGTGATCGAGCTCGCCGTCACCAAGGCGACGAAGGACGGCAAGACCAGCGTCGCCTGGACGCCCAAATTCCGCATCGTCGATAGCGCCGACGTGAAGCCCGATCCGGAGATCGAGGCGGTGGTGAAGGGCTATGAGGACAAGCTCTCCAAGGAGCTGGACGTGGAGGTCGGCATGACCGAGACGCCTCTCGACAGCCGCCGCGCGACCGTCCGCGGCGGCGAGGCGGCCATGGGCAACCTGATCGCCGATGCGCTCAGGGCCTCCGTCGGCGCAGACGTGGCCATCACCAATGGCGGCGGCATCCGTGCGGACAAGCAATATACGGCGGGCCAGAAGCTGACCCGGCGCGACATCTTGGCCGAGATGCCCTTCGGCAACACCACCGTGCTGATCGAGGTGAAGGGCGAACAGATCAAGGCGGCGCTGGAGAACGGCGTCAGCCAGGTGCGCGAGCTCGGCGGCCGTTTCCCACAGGTTTCCGGCATCGTGGCCGAGGTCGATCTGAAGGAACCGGTCGGCAGCCGCGTAAAGTCGGTGAAGATCAACGGCGAGCCGCTCGATCCTGCCAGGACCTACAAGCTCGCTACCAACGACTTCATGGCCCGCGGCGGCGACGGCTACCGGGCGTTCATCGACGCCAAGTCGCTGATCGACGTTTCGGCCAGCCAGCTCATGGCGAGCCAGGTGATCGACTATGTGGCCAAGGCCGGGAAGGTCGCTCCCAAGGTCGAGGGACGCGTCGTCCTGCGCTGA
- a CDS encoding HWE histidine kinase domain-containing protein gives MTLIMGFFGVAFILLTFGYIAWEQRNRLIQRNEEDITSNAYFLADHTARLLEVTDLTLRQLAAQFGGADWDQVADSRADWQHLRTVKESLPYFDNLWLHDSTGRLRLTTAEFPAPSSDVSSRDAFRAHVQADQGLYVGEPIIGKVTRQPTFMISRRLSGPDNSFRGIVSATVALTYFETYWGKLRLPKGNRVTLLRAADGEVIAQLPLPADGLSFAPIDKAALDRAIEHNRGSGIYAFRSDGEERTGAYRRIGELPLYINVSIPNDAYWGPWTVQMKLYGAFALIALLALAALTSLASQQFREQAANEALLQKEVALRTSELQAETAALEVLNRTGRALAAELDVDRLIENVVEAAVLLTGAQAGAYFSNADDLSGADARREEYGLYTSGGARTAFATLPSDKICGTVFEQGRVIRFDDVAEHPEFRPSSDAADTQDGARVRSVMAVPVSSRNGQIQGLLLFAHERAGAFTERAERLVTGLAAQAAIALENGRLYSEAQHEIEERRQAQNQQSFLIRELHHRVKNTLATVQAVVGATARSTSSIDDFYKAFVGRIVSLANTHSLLTEALWQTAPLREILEKELKPYNDARGERIVLEGPAVELPSEIAVPIGMAVHELTTNAAKYGALSVRNGKVAVSWDVHGEGEEKRLTMTWQERGGPYVSQPERQGFGSRLLHRVLTTQLNAQVDVEYHPTGLRVAIDAPLKATANLSPPISAKA, from the coding sequence TTGACCTTGATCATGGGCTTTTTCGGGGTTGCCTTCATCCTCCTCACCTTCGGCTACATCGCCTGGGAACAGCGTAACCGGCTGATCCAGCGCAACGAGGAGGACATCACCAGCAATGCCTATTTTCTGGCCGATCATACGGCCCGTCTTCTCGAAGTCACCGATCTGACTCTCAGGCAGCTGGCAGCGCAGTTCGGAGGAGCCGACTGGGATCAGGTCGCGGATTCCCGAGCCGATTGGCAGCATCTCAGGACCGTCAAGGAGTCGCTTCCATACTTCGATAACCTCTGGCTCCACGATTCCACGGGGCGTCTGCGGCTGACGACTGCCGAGTTTCCGGCGCCGTCCTCCGACGTGTCGAGCCGGGACGCATTTCGGGCTCACGTCCAGGCGGACCAGGGGCTTTACGTCGGCGAGCCGATCATCGGGAAGGTCACGCGGCAGCCGACTTTCATGATCAGCCGTCGTCTCAGCGGCCCGGATAATTCATTCCGCGGCATCGTCTCGGCCACGGTGGCCTTGACCTATTTCGAGACGTACTGGGGCAAGCTCCGCCTTCCGAAAGGCAATCGCGTGACATTGTTGCGTGCAGCGGACGGCGAGGTCATCGCCCAGCTGCCGTTACCCGCCGACGGACTGTCCTTCGCGCCCATCGACAAGGCCGCTCTCGACCGGGCGATCGAGCATAACCGCGGCTCCGGAATCTATGCCTTTCGCAGCGACGGCGAGGAGCGGACGGGAGCTTATCGCCGTATCGGCGAGCTGCCGCTCTATATCAATGTCAGCATTCCCAACGATGCCTATTGGGGGCCGTGGACCGTCCAGATGAAGCTCTACGGCGCCTTCGCGCTGATCGCTCTTCTTGCTCTGGCCGCGCTCACGTCCCTCGCGTCCCAGCAGTTCCGGGAGCAGGCAGCCAACGAGGCGTTGCTTCAGAAAGAAGTCGCACTTCGCACCAGCGAATTGCAGGCGGAGACGGCCGCGCTGGAGGTGCTGAACCGAACGGGCAGGGCGCTTGCGGCCGAGCTCGACGTGGATCGGTTGATCGAGAACGTGGTCGAAGCGGCGGTGCTTCTCACCGGGGCGCAGGCCGGCGCCTACTTCTCCAACGCGGACGATCTCTCGGGAGCCGATGCGCGCAGGGAGGAATATGGGCTCTATACCTCGGGCGGGGCACGTACGGCCTTTGCGACACTGCCCAGCGACAAGATCTGCGGAACCGTTTTCGAGCAGGGCCGGGTCATCCGGTTCGACGATGTCGCCGAGCATCCGGAGTTCAGGCCGTCGAGCGACGCGGCCGATACGCAGGATGGCGCCAGAGTGCGCAGCGTCATGGCGGTCCCGGTTTCGTCGCGAAACGGACAGATCCAGGGATTGCTGCTGTTCGCGCACGAGCGTGCGGGAGCGTTCACCGAGCGCGCCGAGCGCCTCGTGACGGGTCTTGCCGCGCAAGCGGCCATCGCTCTCGAGAACGGTCGCCTCTACAGCGAGGCGCAGCACGAGATCGAGGAGCGCAGGCAGGCGCAGAACCAGCAATCCTTCCTGATCCGCGAGCTGCACCACCGGGTCAAGAACACGCTGGCAACCGTGCAGGCCGTCGTGGGTGCGACGGCGCGCTCGACATCGAGCATCGACGATTTCTACAAGGCCTTCGTGGGACGCATCGTCTCGCTCGCCAACACGCATTCCCTGCTGACCGAGGCCTTGTGGCAGACCGCGCCTTTGCGCGAGATCCTCGAGAAGGAGCTCAAGCCCTACAACGATGCGAGGGGGGAGCGGATCGTCCTCGAGGGGCCGGCCGTCGAGCTGCCCTCCGAGATCGCGGTTCCCATCGGCATGGCCGTCCACGAGCTGACGACGAATGCCGCGAAATATGGCGCTCTCTCCGTCCGCAACGGCAAAGTTGCGGTCTCCTGGGACGTGCATGGAGAGGGCGAGGAGAAGCGGCTGACCATGACTTGGCAGGAGCGCGGCGGCCCTTACGTCTCCCAGCCCGAGCGCCAGGGCTTCGGCTCGCGCCTGCTGCATCGCGTTCTGACGACGCAGCTCAACGCCCAGGTCGATGTCGAGTATCATCCGACCGGGTTGCGCGTTGCCATCGATGCGCCGCTCAAGGCCACGGCCAATCTCAGTCCGCCGATCTCGGCCAAGGCCTGA
- a CDS encoding aromatic amino acid transaminase — protein MTQSLFGHVEPFAGDPILSLNDSFKADPRNEKVNLSIGVYTDEKGRIPVLGSVRSAYERIGFAERPYLPMDGHPGYRDGVQKLVFGAAHPALKDKRVATIQTIGGTGAVGIAADFLAKHTPDRTVLVSDPTWENHHGLFQRAGFKTTTYPYWDRARRSVDFDGMIKALEGADSGSIVVLQPVCHNPTGVDLSEEQQAAVTDVLVAKGHIAVFDMAYQGFGTSVEADAGFVRRYAERASCLVANSFSKNFSLYGERCGGLSIVCRDADEAERVLGQLKLAVRRSYSSPPMTGGLLVATVLGSDELRTQWIGEVDEMRTRMDSMRKLLAGQIRALSNEVDVSFLLNQRGMFSFTGLSEQQVRAMREKDGVYLVGSGRMCVAGLNEENVPKVAQSFVDVSQG, from the coding sequence ATGACGCAATCCCTGTTTGGACATGTCGAGCCCTTTGCGGGCGATCCGATCCTGTCCCTCAACGACAGCTTCAAGGCTGATCCCCGCAACGAGAAGGTCAATCTCAGCATCGGTGTCTATACGGACGAGAAGGGCCGCATTCCCGTCCTCGGCTCCGTCAGATCGGCCTATGAGCGCATTGGCTTCGCCGAGCGTCCCTACCTTCCCATGGACGGTCATCCCGGGTACCGCGACGGCGTGCAGAAGCTGGTCTTCGGCGCCGCCCATCCGGCGCTCAAGGACAAGCGCGTCGCGACGATCCAGACCATCGGCGGCACCGGTGCGGTCGGCATCGCGGCCGACTTCCTCGCGAAGCATACGCCGGACCGCACCGTTCTCGTCAGCGATCCGACCTGGGAGAACCATCATGGCCTGTTCCAGCGGGCCGGCTTCAAGACCACGACCTATCCCTATTGGGATCGCGCCCGCCGGTCCGTCGATTTCGACGGCATGATCAAGGCGCTGGAAGGCGCCGATTCCGGCTCCATCGTGGTGCTCCAGCCCGTCTGCCACAACCCGACCGGCGTCGACCTGAGCGAAGAGCAGCAGGCCGCCGTGACCGACGTGCTCGTCGCCAAGGGGCATATTGCGGTGTTCGACATGGCCTATCAGGGCTTCGGCACCAGCGTCGAGGCGGATGCCGGTTTCGTGCGCCGCTATGCCGAGCGCGCGAGCTGCCTCGTGGCGAATTCCTTCTCGAAGAACTTCTCGCTCTATGGGGAGCGCTGCGGCGGCCTGAGCATCGTGTGCCGCGATGCGGACGAGGCCGAGCGCGTCCTGGGACAGCTCAAACTCGCGGTGCGCCGCAGCTATTCGAGCCCGCCGATGACGGGCGGCCTGCTCGTAGCCACCGTGCTCGGCAGCGATGAGCTGCGCACGCAATGGATCGGCGAAGTCGACGAGATGCGCACTCGCATGGATTCCATGCGAAAGCTCCTCGCCGGGCAGATCCGCGCGCTGTCGAACGAGGTGGACGTGAGTTTCCTGCTGAACCAGCGGGGCATGTTCAGCTTCACCGGCCTGAGCGAGCAGCAGGTTCGCGCCATGCGCGAGAAGGACGGCGTCTATCTCGTCGGATCGGGTCGCATGTGCGTGGCGGGCCTCAACGAGGAAAACGTGCCGAAGGTCGCGCAAAGCTTCGTGGACGTCAGCCAGGGCTGA
- a CDS encoding alanyl-tRNA editing protein, which yields MPRYFSQDHPDRLEIDAPVLDARPGAVLLAQSPFFPGGGGQLADRGAIQWSGGVIPVERLEPDARGFWHILAAPVTIDGSVRVQVEPRFRRLMCELHTLAHVLNSLVYRDFGGALLTGAQLSADGTFRVDFDLPGADPDRLRALDGPINDVIRQDLAIRSFSMQWVAAEAEPGLFRSKSVSPPPQEDGSVRIVEIAGLDRQACGGTHLSSTGQARPVRILKVDNKGRQNRRIRVGFAD from the coding sequence ATGCCACGCTATTTCAGCCAGGATCATCCGGATCGGCTCGAAATCGACGCTCCCGTGCTCGACGCGCGGCCCGGCGCGGTCCTGTTGGCGCAATCGCCCTTCTTTCCGGGTGGAGGCGGGCAGCTCGCGGACAGGGGAGCGATCCAATGGTCTGGCGGCGTGATCCCGGTCGAACGCCTCGAACCCGATGCCAGAGGCTTCTGGCATATCCTTGCGGCACCCGTGACGATCGACGGCTCCGTGCGGGTCCAGGTCGAGCCGCGCTTCCGCCGGCTCATGTGCGAGCTGCACACCCTGGCGCATGTCCTCAACAGTCTCGTCTACAGGGATTTCGGCGGTGCGCTGCTGACAGGCGCGCAGCTCTCCGCGGATGGAACCTTCCGGGTGGATTTCGACCTGCCGGGAGCCGATCCCGACAGGCTGCGGGCCCTGGACGGCCCCATCAACGACGTGATCCGCCAGGACCTCGCCATCCGCTCCTTCTCTATGCAGTGGGTCGCAGCCGAGGCCGAGCCCGGCCTGTTTCGCAGCAAATCCGTCTCGCCTCCGCCGCAGGAGGATGGATCGGTACGCATCGTCGAGATCGCGGGCCTCGACCGTCAGGCCTGCGGCGGAACGCACCTGTCCTCGACGGGGCAGGCGCGCCCTGTGCGCATTCTCAAGGTCGACAATAAAGGCAGGCAAAACCGGCGCATTCGCGTCGGCTTCGCCGATTGA
- a CDS encoding NfeD family protein, translated as MIRDALVGLGAWNWIVLGLVLIGVELLAPGIFFLWLGLAALATGLLDAALDLTWQAAALVFALLAVAAVITGRLVTRPKVLPEQGEPYLNQRGQALVGRVFTLETPITGGEGRIRVDDSSWRVTGTDRLKGARVRVVRVEGSTLIVDDP; from the coding sequence ATGATCCGGGATGCCCTCGTCGGTCTCGGCGCCTGGAACTGGATCGTCCTCGGCCTCGTGCTGATCGGTGTGGAATTGCTGGCGCCCGGCATCTTCTTTCTCTGGCTGGGGCTCGCCGCGCTTGCGACGGGCCTGCTCGATGCGGCGCTCGATCTCACCTGGCAGGCGGCCGCTCTCGTCTTTGCCCTGCTTGCCGTGGCGGCGGTGATCACGGGACGGCTCGTGACGCGCCCGAAAGTGCTGCCCGAGCAGGGCGAGCCATACCTCAATCAGCGCGGCCAAGCCCTCGTGGGGCGCGTATTCACGCTCGAAACGCCGATTACGGGCGGGGAAGGGCGCATCCGTGTCGATGACAGCTCGTGGCGAGTCACGGGCACCGACCGTCTGAAAGGCGCAAGGGTCCGCGTCGTGCGCGTGGAGGGCTCGACGCTCATCGTAGACGATCCATGA
- a CDS encoding SPFH domain-containing protein: protein MLLGGFDIFVIVLVLVVVVTIAMGVRTVPQGYAYTVERFGRYSRTLTPGLALIVPYIEQVGKKVNVMERVLDVPSQEAFTRDNAGVTIDAVAFFQVLDAARASYEVADLHQALMVLTTTNIRTVVGSMDLDQLLSHRDEINERLLRVVDAAASPWGAKVTRVEIRDIVPPADVAGAMARQMKAEREKRAAVLEAEGMRQSEILRAEGEKQALILSAEGRKEAAFRDAEARERLAEAEAKATGMVSDAITRGDLAAANFIVAEKYIDAIRSIATAPNQKVVIVPIEAAGLAGTLGGIAELTRSVFGGDGSTAASKSARSVPAVAKGSERS, encoded by the coding sequence ATGCTGCTCGGTGGTTTCGACATCTTCGTCATCGTTCTGGTGCTCGTCGTCGTGGTGACGATCGCCATGGGCGTGAGGACGGTACCGCAAGGGTATGCCTATACGGTGGAGCGGTTCGGACGCTACTCGCGCACGCTCACCCCGGGTCTTGCCCTGATCGTTCCCTATATCGAGCAGGTAGGTAAGAAGGTGAACGTCATGGAGCGGGTGCTCGACGTTCCGAGCCAGGAGGCCTTCACGCGCGACAATGCGGGCGTTACCATCGATGCAGTGGCGTTCTTCCAGGTCCTCGATGCAGCGCGCGCTTCCTACGAGGTGGCCGATCTTCACCAGGCGCTCATGGTGCTGACCACGACCAACATCCGCACGGTCGTGGGCTCCATGGATCTCGATCAGCTTCTGTCTCACCGTGACGAAATCAACGAGCGGCTGCTGCGCGTCGTCGATGCGGCGGCTTCTCCCTGGGGCGCGAAGGTCACCCGCGTCGAGATCCGCGACATCGTCCCGCCTGCAGACGTCGCCGGGGCCATGGCCCGGCAGATGAAAGCCGAGCGCGAGAAGCGCGCCGCCGTGCTCGAGGCCGAAGGCATGCGTCAGTCGGAAATTCTAAGAGCCGAGGGCGAGAAGCAGGCGCTGATCCTCTCGGCGGAAGGGCGCAAGGAGGCGGCGTTTCGCGACGCGGAAGCGCGCGAGCGCCTTGCCGAAGCCGAGGCCAAGGCGACCGGCATGGTCAGCGACGCGATCACGCGCGGCGATCTCGCAGCAGCCAATTTCATCGTGGCGGAAAAGTACATCGATGCCATCCGCAGCATCGCCACGGCTCCCAACCAGAAGGTCGTGATCGTGCCCATCGAAGCGGCAGGCCTTGCCGGCACGCTCGGAGGTATCGCGGAGCTCACCCGATCCGTCTTCGGCGGGGATGGCAGTACGGCAGCCTCGAAGTCCGCGCGAAGCGTGCCCGCGGTGGCGAAGGGATCGGAGCGCTCATGA
- the hemH gene encoding ferrochelatase — translation MNERVSMTETGPGACPVDHPPVKAGRIGVLLMNLGTPEGTTYWPMRRYLKEFLSDRRVIETPRLLWWPILNLIILTKRPGPKGRDYASIWNNELDEGPLKTITRNQAEKVTEHLKSIAGDRVTVDWAMRYGKPEVRERIQALLDQGCDRILLVPLYPQYAAATSATACDHAFRALMDMRWQPTVRVSPPYHDDPVYIESVIASMKQELAKLTFEPEVILVSFHGVPKEYLLKGDPYHCQCVKTWRLMREAFGWPADRFRMSFQSRFGKAEWLQPYTDKTVEALAKSGVKRMAIVAPGFSADCLETLEELDGENREIFMHNGGEEFAYLPCLNDGPDGMRVINHIVERELQGWI, via the coding sequence ATGAACGAACGTGTAAGCATGACCGAAACCGGCCCGGGCGCATGCCCTGTGGACCACCCGCCCGTGAAGGCGGGGCGGATCGGCGTGCTTCTGATGAATCTCGGAACGCCGGAAGGCACCACCTACTGGCCCATGCGGCGCTACCTGAAGGAGTTCCTGTCCGACCGCCGCGTGATCGAGACGCCGCGGCTCCTCTGGTGGCCGATCCTCAATCTGATCATTCTCACCAAGCGCCCGGGCCCCAAGGGCCGCGATTACGCCTCCATCTGGAACAACGAGCTGGACGAGGGCCCGCTCAAGACGATCACGCGCAACCAGGCCGAGAAGGTGACGGAGCATCTGAAGAGCATCGCAGGAGACAGGGTCACCGTCGACTGGGCGATGCGGTACGGCAAGCCCGAAGTGCGCGAGCGCATCCAGGCGCTGCTCGATCAGGGATGCGACCGCATCCTGCTCGTTCCGCTCTATCCGCAATATGCGGCGGCGACGTCCGCGACGGCCTGCGATCACGCCTTCCGGGCTCTGATGGACATGCGCTGGCAACCGACGGTCCGCGTTTCGCCGCCTTATCACGACGATCCGGTCTATATCGAATCCGTCATCGCTTCGATGAAGCAGGAGCTCGCCAAGCTCACCTTCGAGCCGGAGGTGATCCTCGTCTCGTTCCATGGGGTGCCGAAGGAGTATCTGCTCAAGGGCGATCCCTATCATTGCCAGTGCGTGAAGACCTGGCGCCTGATGCGCGAGGCCTTCGGCTGGCCGGCGGACAGGTTCCGGATGAGCTTCCAGTCCCGGTTCGGTAAGGCGGAATGGCTTCAGCCCTACACGGACAAGACCGTGGAGGCGCTGGCGAAGAGCGGCGTCAAGCGCATGGCCATTGTGGCGCCCGGCTTCTCCGCCGACTGCCTCGAAACGCTGGAGGAGCTCGACGGGGAGAACCGCGAGATCTTCATGCACAACGGCGGTGAGGAATTCGCCTATCTGCCCTGCCTCAACGACGGCCCTGACGGCATGCGCGTGATCAACCACATCGTGGAGCGCGAGCTGCAGGGGTGGATCTGA